A genomic window from Salvelinus namaycush isolate Seneca chromosome 21, SaNama_1.0, whole genome shotgun sequence includes:
- the LOC120066487 gene encoding ETS domain-containing protein Elk-3-like translates to MDSAITLWQFLLQLLLDQSHKHLICWTSTDGEFKLLKSEEVAKLWGLRKNKTNMNYDKLSRALRYYYDKNIIKKVIGQKFVYKFVSFPEILKMDPAAVEMGLASGRVTLHEDQDIQDLDVEEEEEEEAQQQRRALGAALGAAAAAQQAACHNKYFGSGLYSSFSINALHSPPEELLRALRERQQDEARSGVIRFGTGTTERTPPSPSLIKPEPSSQSFSTHRPSKPSALHHYTHHQHQRHSPPSSSPHSPNPQPGLGRGGWSPEAEEEEGEDSDQGAQPLNLSSGHREREQALQPPEKRTSGGSRVSGSSHGDSCHGLPPKTNKPKALEISAPSLLLTGSDIGSIALNSPALPSGSLTHAFFTAQTPSGLVLGHSSLLSGVHFWSSLSPAAPLSPARLQGHGSLFQFPSLMNGHLPLPNLDGSPSPLLLSPANHKS, encoded by the exons ATGGACAGTGCCATCACGTTGTGGCAGTTCCTGTTGCAGCTGCTGTTGGACCAGAGTCACAAGCATCTGATCTGCTGGACGTCCACTGACGGGGAGTTTAAACTGCTCAAGTCTGAGGAGGTGGCCAAGCTATGGGGGCTCCGCAAGAACAAGACTAATATGAACTACGACAAGCTGAGCAGAGCCCTGAGATACTACTATGACAAG AACATTATCAAGAAGGTGATCGGACAGAAGTTTGTCTACAAGTTTGTCTCGTTCCCGGAAATCTTAAAGATGGACCCAGCAGCAGTAGAGATGGGCTTGGCTTCCGGCCGGGTGACGCTCCACGAGGACCAGGACATCCAGGACCTGGAtgtagaggaggaagaggaggaggaggcgcagCAGCAGAGGAGGGCCCTGGGGGCAGCGTTGGGGGCGGCTGCGGCGGCCCAGCAGGCTGCGTGTCATAACAAGTACTTCGGCTCTGGCCTCTACTCCTCCTTCAGCATCAACGCCCTCCATTCTCCTCCAGAGGAGCTGCTCCGGGCCCTgagggagagacagcaggacGAGGCCCGCTCTGGAGTCATCCGATTTGGGACGGGTACCACCGAGAGGACTCCACCCTCACCGTCCCTCATCAAGCCAGAGCCTTCATCACAATCCTTCAGCACCCACAGGCCATCCAAACCCTCCGCTCTCCACCATTACACCCACCACCAACACCAGCGCCACTCCccgccctcctcctccccccacaGCCCTAACCCCCAGCCAGGGCTAGGCCGAGGAGGCTGGAGCCCAGAggctgaagaggaggagggggaggactctGACCAGGGAGCCCAGCCTCTGAATCTCTCTTCtgggcatagagagagagagcaggccctGCAGCCTCCGGAGAAGAGGACCAGTGGTGGTAGTAGGGTTAGTGGTAGTAGTCATGGAGACAGTTGTCATGGACTCCCACCCAAAACCAATAAGCCCAAAGCCCTAGAGATCTCCGCCCCCTCCCTGCTCTTGACAGGAAGTGATATCGGCTCGATAGCCCTCAATAGCCCCGCCCTACCGTCCGGATCCCTCACCCACGCCTTCTTCACTGCACAG ACTCCATCTGGTCTGGTGCTGGGCCACAGCTCTCTGTTATCAGGTGTTCACTTCTGGAGCAGCCTAAGTCCCGCAGCCCCTCTGAGTCCGGCCAGGCTTCAAGGACACGGATCACTGTTTCAG TTCCCCAGCCTAATGAATGGACACCTCCCCCTGCCAAACTTGGACGGGTCCCCCTCACCCCTGCTCCTGTCCCCTGCCAATCACAAGTCATGA